The Streptomyces sp. NBC_00670 genome window below encodes:
- a CDS encoding protein kinase, translated as MDDYAGRVLADRYRLPLPAADEDELADGRAFDTYSGQEVLIRQVPLPEVVEAEVLDADGLPDGFVARDAGGRGAGARGPGGRGATRRPADPAVRRAIEAAQAAARIPDHPRLDQVFDVFAEGGSLWVVSELVPARSLAALLADQPLTPYRAAEVASDVLTALRVLHAHGWVHRNITARTVLVCDDGRVMLTGLAVGAAEEALCGYDPVPPPDVEPGPGLGGDGGAGAPGVVPDTFRGPGTRPGVLQGPGRAGGPAVPGPGAAGAGPLVPGARSGGPGGPGVGPGMRGAVGAAGGMVSAPAEGALGAVAGGMSAADAEEARRAALEARANGAMTPQGGSGGVPAPGPRALEAGDDVRAARAGAIAAYRAGARAAARVQEEERNSRAALPAPRPANSLPPGRPESGAGAADRDGGPEAVPPQALPGQDPAHGVEQAPAPVPGQIADPYGVLGRPGAYGPGAGSAGSGPVRPGVPGGVNAYRAPGGQNPYGTGAEGPAAYGTTPDQPGAPGTAEDPNPYRTPGGRAMPGGGAASDTPAGRAGYDTQGRPAAPGAPGSPAGHGTSAGREGHGPGPQGRPSAADPARNPMGYGGSTGRAGYGPRDGSGAPGAPAGGYGASAGREGHGPQGRSPAPGSAGGPGGYGSPAGRDGYGSQGRPSASGPAGDAVEYDTSARRTAYGPQRGPAGPAGPGVPADGAEYAEYDTSAGRAAYGPPGGPAVSGRSYTAGDTPTAHWGRSAPGRAPQRGPGTALEAERARQARMALVGPVTERWAPEQAGPVHENWQLAAPIGPATDLWALGALLFRSVQGHAPYPEENTAELVQLVCAEPPAFAEECGPLRPVVESLLRQDPTERPDFEELRGWLRSLVRSAPEPEAGAHVVSAPPVDTRRLPIVRRRGELVRRRRAGLPVATRARHRGARAGRPRRLGRTLLVLILLAMAAAVAYAVVFLPKNGARDDGAGADRTGAAGEASAAPGPSEKGGGTGSGATSPDAGESPSKSADDDSQAESDGGSGVAQGFTLRKDSEGFRVAVANGWDRAPKNGSGQVVYSHGEFELIVVPGRDSTGKYGTDLLTYQREKEPETQPFRDSTWATSTGMRRVDVGGRTMAEGQFTWTDGGKELYVRNLVLLLGNRYHVVQVRGPEAERDEVTRLYEQAEQTYKATG; from the coding sequence CGACGCGGACGGGCTGCCGGACGGGTTCGTGGCCCGGGACGCCGGTGGGCGGGGTGCCGGGGCGCGCGGCCCCGGCGGGCGGGGCGCCACGCGCCGGCCCGCCGATCCGGCGGTGCGGCGCGCGATCGAGGCGGCGCAGGCCGCCGCGCGGATCCCCGACCATCCGCGGCTCGACCAGGTGTTCGACGTGTTCGCCGAGGGCGGTTCGTTGTGGGTCGTGAGCGAGCTGGTGCCCGCGCGGTCGCTGGCGGCGCTGCTCGCCGACCAGCCGCTGACGCCCTACCGTGCGGCCGAGGTCGCCTCCGACGTGCTGACCGCCCTGCGGGTGCTGCACGCGCACGGCTGGGTGCACCGCAACATCACCGCCCGCACGGTGCTCGTCTGCGACGACGGCCGGGTGATGCTCACCGGGCTCGCGGTCGGCGCGGCGGAGGAGGCGCTGTGCGGCTACGACCCGGTGCCGCCGCCGGACGTCGAGCCCGGGCCGGGGCTCGGCGGCGACGGGGGCGCCGGGGCGCCCGGTGTCGTGCCCGACACCTTCCGGGGGCCCGGCACCCGGCCCGGGGTGCTCCAAGGCCCCGGGAGGGCCGGGGGCCCGGCCGTTCCCGGCCCGGGCGCAGCGGGCGCTGGGCCGTTGGTTCCGGGGGCCCGGAGCGGCGGACCCGGCGGCCCGGGCGTGGGCCCCGGGATGCGGGGGGCCGTGGGTGCCGCCGGCGGGATGGTGAGCGCACCGGCCGAGGGCGCCCTCGGTGCGGTGGCCGGCGGCATGAGTGCGGCGGACGCGGAAGAGGCGCGCCGTGCCGCGCTCGAGGCCCGCGCGAACGGGGCGATGACCCCGCAGGGCGGCTCCGGGGGCGTACCGGCGCCCGGGCCCCGGGCGCTGGAGGCCGGGGACGACGTACGGGCGGCGCGCGCGGGCGCGATCGCCGCCTACCGCGCCGGGGCGCGCGCCGCCGCGCGCGTGCAGGAGGAGGAGCGCAACAGCCGTGCGGCGCTCCCCGCGCCGCGCCCGGCGAACAGCCTTCCGCCCGGCCGCCCGGAGTCCGGGGCGGGCGCGGCGGACCGTGACGGCGGTCCGGAGGCGGTGCCTCCGCAGGCGCTGCCGGGCCAGGACCCCGCGCACGGCGTGGAGCAGGCGCCGGCGCCCGTACCCGGCCAGATCGCCGACCCGTACGGCGTCCTGGGCAGGCCGGGCGCGTACGGCCCCGGTGCCGGGAGTGCCGGGAGTGGCCCCGTGCGCCCGGGCGTACCCGGGGGCGTGAACGCGTACCGCGCGCCGGGCGGACAGAACCCCTACGGAACCGGCGCCGAGGGCCCGGCGGCGTACGGCACCACCCCGGACCAGCCGGGAGCCCCCGGCACCGCTGAGGACCCGAACCCGTACCGCACACCGGGCGGCCGGGCCATGCCCGGCGGCGGAGCCGCGTCCGACACCCCGGCCGGCCGAGCCGGGTACGACACCCAGGGGCGCCCCGCCGCCCCCGGCGCTCCGGGCAGCCCGGCCGGTCACGGCACGTCGGCGGGGCGGGAGGGGCACGGTCCCGGCCCTCAGGGCCGCCCCTCCGCAGCCGACCCCGCGCGGAACCCCATGGGGTACGGCGGTTCGACGGGCCGGGCGGGGTACGGCCCCCGGGACGGCTCGGGCGCCCCCGGCGCCCCGGCCGGCGGCTACGGCGCCTCGGCGGGGCGGGAGGGGCATGGCCCGCAGGGCCGTTCCCCCGCCCCCGGTTCCGCGGGCGGTCCCGGCGGCTACGGCTCCCCGGCCGGCCGAGACGGGTACGGCTCCCAGGGGCGTCCCTCCGCCTCCGGACCGGCGGGTGACGCCGTCGAGTACGACACCTCGGCGCGCCGGACGGCGTACGGACCACAGCGCGGTCCCGCCGGTCCCGCCGGCCCCGGTGTCCCGGCCGACGGCGCCGAGTACGCCGAGTACGACACCTCCGCCGGTCGTGCGGCGTACGGCCCCCCTGGTGGCCCCGCCGTCTCCGGCCGTTCCTACACGGCCGGGGACACGCCCACCGCGCACTGGGGCCGCAGCGCGCCCGGGCGTGCGCCCCAGCGGGGGCCCGGTACCGCGCTGGAGGCGGAGCGGGCGCGGCAGGCGCGGATGGCGTTGGTCGGGCCCGTGACCGAGCGCTGGGCGCCCGAGCAGGCCGGTCCCGTGCACGAGAACTGGCAGCTGGCCGCGCCCATCGGCCCCGCCACCGACCTGTGGGCGCTCGGCGCGCTGCTGTTCCGCTCGGTCCAGGGGCACGCCCCGTACCCCGAGGAGAACACCGCCGAGCTGGTCCAGCTGGTGTGCGCGGAGCCGCCCGCGTTCGCCGAGGAGTGCGGACCGCTGCGGCCGGTCGTGGAGTCGCTGCTGCGCCAGGACCCCACCGAACGCCCGGACTTCGAGGAGCTGCGCGGCTGGCTGCGCTCGCTCGTGCGCTCCGCGCCCGAGCCGGAGGCCGGCGCGCACGTCGTGTCCGCGCCCCCCGTCGACACCCGTCGGCTGCCCATCGTCCGGCGCCGGGGCGAACTCGTCCGGCGCCGCAGGGCCGGGCTGCCCGTCGCCACCCGCGCCCGCCACCGGGGCGCCCGCGCCGGCCGCCCGCGCCGGCTCGGCCGCACCCTGCTCGTGCTGATACTGCTGGCGATGGCCGCGGCGGTGGCGTACGCCGTGGTGTTCCTGCCGAAGAACGGGGCGCGCGACGACGGCGCGGGCGCCGACCGCACCGGAGCCGCGGGCGAGGCGAGCGCCGCTCCCGGGCCGTCGGAGAAGGGCGGTGGCACGGGGTCCGGCGCCACGTCCCCCGACGCCGGCGAGAGCCCCTCCAAGTCCGCCGACGACGACTCGCAGGCCGAGAGTGACGGCGGTTCCGGCGTCGCCCAGGGCTTCACCCTGCGCAAGGACAGCGAGGGTTTCCGGGTCGCCGTCGCCAACGGCTGGGATCGCGCGCCCAAGAACGGCAGCGGTCAGGTCGTCTACTCCCACGGGGAGTTCGAGCTGATCGTCGTACCGGGCCGGGACAGCACGGGCAAGTACGGCACCGACCTGCTGACGTACCAGCGCGAGAAGGAGCCGGAGACGCAGCCGTTCCGGGACTCGACCTGGGCGACGTCCACCGGGATGCGCCGCGTCGACGTGGGCGGACGGACCATGGCGGAGGGCCAGTTCACCTGGACGGACGGCGGCAAGGAGCTGTACGTGCGCAACCTCGTGCTGCTGCTCGGCAACCGGTACCACGTGGTGCAGGTACGCGGCCCGGAGGCCGAGCGGGACGAGGTCACCCGCCTCTACGAGCAGGCCGAACAGACGTACAAGGCCACTGGCTGA
- a CDS encoding serine/threonine-protein kinase, giving the protein MQGLLLAGRYRLVDPIGSGGMGRVWRARDEVLHRSVAIKELTAALYVTDSDRAVLLARTQTEARAAARINHSAVVTVHDVLEHDNRPWIVMELVEGGSLADAVRDRERLEPAEAARIGLWVLRALGAAHAAGVVHRDVKPGNVLLATDGRVLLTDFGIAQVEGDTTITRTGEIVGSVDYLAPERVRGQDPGPASDLWALGATLYTAVEGRSPFRRTSPLTTMQAVVDEEPPAPHYAGPALGPVIEAFLRKDPATRPSAAEAEQMLAEAAEGRRPRAAQAYVPTRHVDMGGAGAAEGDVPDGPGGGGAADGQRTAVTPGGFPDASGATHVSAANDVATAVTDSSGGVAAGQFANPAAGHASAAAGHTATPVPGRATVGTHIPGAPGGTAHPATPPFGATAHPATPPFGATAHQPQSAPPGAGGRPGRRGRTIALVLAFAVVVGAGGALAWNYVGNGGTDGHRTDTSATDAATASPSGSGSPSASASSGADGAASGAVPDGWQRVDDPLGFSIVVPDGWKRQVEGTQIDYTPDGGEHFLRVAIDDSPDFDTAYAHQVDLEQQLKRLVDYKRVSLVANTYRDCQGALWDFTWTALAKDGPFPGPRRAIEQAYISRDGVEYVLYFSSPAGDWDTARQQFDKVLRGWRPPARG; this is encoded by the coding sequence ATGCAGGGCCTGCTTCTCGCGGGACGCTACCGGCTCGTCGACCCGATCGGCAGCGGCGGCATGGGCCGCGTATGGCGCGCCCGGGACGAGGTGCTCCACCGGTCGGTCGCCATCAAGGAGCTGACGGCCGCGCTCTACGTCACCGACAGTGACCGGGCGGTGCTGCTGGCGCGCACCCAGACCGAGGCACGGGCGGCCGCGCGGATCAACCACTCGGCCGTCGTCACCGTGCACGACGTGCTGGAGCACGACAACCGGCCGTGGATCGTCATGGAGCTGGTCGAGGGCGGCTCGCTCGCCGACGCCGTCCGGGACCGGGAGCGGCTGGAACCGGCGGAGGCCGCCCGGATCGGGCTGTGGGTGCTGCGCGCCCTCGGCGCCGCGCACGCCGCGGGCGTCGTGCACCGGGACGTCAAGCCCGGCAACGTCCTGCTCGCCACCGACGGACGGGTGCTGCTCACCGACTTCGGCATCGCCCAGGTGGAGGGCGACACGACGATCACCCGCACCGGGGAGATCGTCGGCTCGGTCGACTACCTGGCCCCCGAACGCGTGCGCGGTCAGGACCCCGGGCCCGCCTCCGACCTGTGGGCGCTCGGGGCCACGCTGTACACGGCGGTGGAGGGCCGCTCGCCGTTCCGGCGCACCTCGCCGCTGACCACCATGCAGGCGGTGGTGGACGAGGAGCCCCCCGCGCCGCACTACGCCGGACCCGCGCTCGGCCCGGTGATCGAGGCGTTCCTGCGCAAGGACCCGGCGACGCGGCCGAGCGCGGCCGAGGCCGAACAGATGCTCGCCGAGGCGGCGGAGGGCCGCCGCCCCCGCGCGGCACAGGCGTACGTCCCGACCCGGCACGTCGACATGGGCGGGGCGGGCGCGGCGGAAGGCGACGTGCCGGACGGGCCGGGCGGCGGGGGCGCGGCCGACGGGCAGCGCACGGCGGTGACGCCCGGCGGCTTCCCGGACGCCTCCGGGGCCACGCACGTGTCCGCCGCCAACGATGTCGCCACGGCCGTCACCGACTCCTCCGGCGGCGTCGCCGCGGGCCAGTTCGCGAACCCGGCCGCGGGCCACGCCTCGGCTGCCGCCGGGCACACGGCCACGCCGGTGCCCGGGCGCGCCACCGTCGGCACGCACATACCCGGGGCGCCCGGCGGCACCGCACACCCCGCGACCCCGCCCTTCGGCGCCACCGCCCACCCCGCGACGCCCCCCTTCGGCGCCACCGCCCACCAGCCGCAGTCGGCGCCCCCGGGTGCCGGGGGCCGGCCGGGCCGCCGCGGCCGCACGATCGCGCTCGTACTGGCGTTCGCCGTGGTCGTCGGCGCCGGCGGCGCCCTGGCCTGGAACTACGTCGGCAACGGCGGCACGGACGGCCACAGGACCGACACCTCCGCGACCGACGCGGCCACGGCCTCTCCCTCGGGCTCCGGCTCCCCCTCCGCGTCGGCCTCGTCCGGCGCCGACGGCGCGGCCTCCGGGGCGGTCCCCGACGGCTGGCAGCGCGTCGACGACCCGCTGGGCTTCAGCATCGTCGTCCCCGACGGCTGGAAGCGGCAGGTCGAGGGCACCCAGATCGACTACACGCCCGACGGGGGCGAGCACTTCCTGCGCGTCGCCATCGACGACTCCCCCGACTTCGACACCGCGTACGCACACCAGGTCGACCTGGAACAGCAGTTGAAGCGGCTGGTGGACTACAAGCGGGTCAGCCTGGTGGCCAACACCTACCGCGACTGCCAGGGCGCGCTGTGGGACTTCACCTGGACGGCGCTCGCCAAGGACGGACCCTTCCCGGGCCCGCGCCGGGCCATCGAACAGGCGTACATCAGCCGGGACGGCGTCGAGTACGTGCTCTATTTCTCCTCGCCGGCGGGCGACTGGGACACGGCACGCCAGCAGTTCGACAAGGTGCTGCGCGGGTGGCGCCCGCCGGCCCGGGGCTGA
- a CDS encoding serine/threonine-protein kinase: MGTEGENVRVIAGRYRLRDRLGRGGMGVVWRATDHLLARDVAVKELPFDDSLSAAEARARRDRTLREARAVAQLRHPHIVVVHDVVEDDERPYIVMELIDGGSLADRLAADGPLDVREVARIGVDLLGALRRAHEAGVLHRDLKPANVLLERGTGRVVLTDFGIAQVAGATTLTETGSFVGSPEYTAPERMTGAGTGPESDLWSLGALLCAALSGESPFRRDSLGEVLHAVVLDDIRPPERAGPLLPVVRGLLDRDPERRMGATEAERLLREVHETGRAPRGTATGRTPGRLARGTAGRTPLGSYLARTPSYTPTQRDVPHALTGTPPVTPRPPGRYSTRAMLLAAALLAALTGAGVTAALLLVHGDGGGGGEPGRTGPGASVTATEPTTTAASTGASTGTSTPASGPTSSTAASTAAGHTAPSGYRTVRDPDGFSLAVPDGFTRRPEGERVFYLSAGGHVRIGIKVTDPDPGGPLEVMRRAHAGGPSSNPGYHDGSVTRTGHGGHPAALWEFTWEGFDTAGEGPRHTYDLCWDEGGRMYDVWVSAPVGKVREAREYFDVAVDTFTAASVTGG, translated from the coding sequence ATGGGGACCGAGGGGGAGAACGTCCGTGTGATCGCGGGCCGTTACCGGCTTCGGGACAGGCTGGGGCGCGGCGGAATGGGCGTCGTCTGGCGTGCCACCGACCATCTGCTCGCCCGGGACGTGGCGGTCAAGGAGCTCCCCTTCGACGACTCGCTCTCCGCGGCGGAGGCCCGCGCCCGGCGCGACCGTACGCTGCGGGAGGCGCGGGCGGTCGCGCAGCTGCGGCATCCGCACATCGTCGTCGTCCATGACGTCGTGGAGGACGACGAACGCCCGTACATCGTCATGGAGCTGATCGACGGCGGTTCGCTCGCCGACCGTCTCGCGGCGGACGGTCCGCTGGACGTGCGGGAGGTCGCGCGCATCGGGGTCGATCTGCTGGGTGCGCTGCGCCGGGCGCACGAGGCCGGGGTGCTGCACCGTGATCTGAAACCCGCCAATGTGCTGCTGGAGCGCGGCACCGGCCGGGTCGTCCTCACGGACTTCGGCATCGCCCAGGTCGCGGGCGCGACGACGCTGACCGAGACCGGTTCCTTCGTCGGCTCGCCCGAGTACACCGCGCCCGAACGGATGACCGGGGCCGGGACGGGGCCGGAGTCCGACCTGTGGTCGCTGGGCGCGCTGCTGTGCGCGGCGCTGAGCGGCGAGTCGCCGTTCCGCCGGGACTCGCTGGGCGAGGTGCTGCACGCCGTCGTGCTCGACGACATCCGGCCACCGGAGCGGGCGGGGCCGTTGCTGCCCGTCGTACGGGGACTGCTCGACCGCGACCCGGAGCGGCGCATGGGCGCGACGGAGGCGGAACGACTGCTGCGGGAGGTGCACGAGACGGGGCGTGCGCCCCGCGGGACGGCGACGGGGCGTACGCCGGGGCGCTTGGCGCGCGGTACGGCGGGGCGCACGCCGCTCGGCTCGTATCTGGCCCGCACGCCCTCGTACACCCCGACACAACGGGACGTGCCGCACGCGCTCACCGGCACGCCCCCCGTCACCCCGCGGCCGCCGGGGCGGTACTCGACGCGCGCCATGCTGCTGGCGGCGGCGCTGCTCGCCGCGCTGACGGGCGCGGGCGTCACGGCGGCGCTGCTGCTGGTGCACGGGGACGGCGGCGGGGGCGGGGAGCCCGGGCGTACGGGGCCGGGGGCGTCGGTGACCGCGACGGAGCCGACGACCACGGCGGCGTCCACGGGCGCCTCCACGGGAACGTCCACCCCGGCCTCCGGCCCGACCTCCTCAACTGCCGCCTCCACGGCCGCCGGACACACGGCCCCGTCCGGCTACCGGACCGTACGTGACCCGGACGGCTTCTCGCTCGCCGTACCGGACGGCTTCACGCGCCGGCCCGAGGGCGAGCGTGTGTTCTACCTGTCCGCGGGCGGGCACGTCCGCATCGGCATCAAGGTCACCGACCCCGACCCGGGCGGCCCGCTCGAGGTGATGCGCCGGGCGCACGCCGGGGGCCCGTCCTCGAACCCGGGCTACCACGACGGCAGCGTCACCCGCACCGGGCACGGCGGGCATCCGGCGGCGCTGTGGGAGTTCACCTGGGAGGGCTTCGACACGGCCGGCGAGGGCCCGCGCCACACCTACGACCTGTGCTGGGACGAGGGCGGCCGGATGTACGACGTGTGGGTGTCGGCGCCGGTCGGGAAGGTGCGGGAGGCGAGGGAGTACTTCGACGTGGCGGTGGACACGTTCACGGCGGCCAGTGTCACAGGTGGGTGA
- a CDS encoding serine/threonine-protein kinase, protein MSDNGGAPPGPDEPTSYALQPPRAHAPYPGNPYAEPSARPQPQPYPEQRPGPHPQPRTANAQAGPGTPAGPGTTAAPGAQARPDVPAAPDAAASGAGRLVAGRYRLLSRLGHGGMGTVWRAKDETVDREVAVKEPRVPDHLSENDRATVFERMRREARAAARLDHPAVVTVHDVAVVDGRPWIVMELVHGRSLGDALQEGTLDAREAARVGLEVLGALRAAHAAGVLHRDVKPDNVLLGRHDRVVLTDFGIAQIEGDTRLTDTGGFVGSPEYIAPERVLGRRPGPAADLWSLGVLLYAATEGVSPFRRSNTPATLQAVLNAAPAPPAAARGPLAELINALLQKDPAHRPDEPRARALLERAAAPPPPPAPTQRVTSASPVDGIRIGRKTLLRGLGGLGAAVVAAAVAAYLVVADPFAGPLPDGWTKHHLTSLDATLPAPASYRLTKPDADDTDQNWVTYTDPSGTVSIGLYVARKSQDKNHAIKSSAAAQMYADNDDFKANGDYSRDMPADPRTAPDGKATFHGRPSAENTLSYTTTDSTDPRPVEEQIFYYKNSAGNMYEIAISYPGKGDFTARGREVARTTLANLGIDTL, encoded by the coding sequence ATGAGCGACAACGGGGGAGCCCCACCGGGACCGGACGAGCCGACGAGCTACGCGCTGCAACCACCGCGCGCGCATGCGCCGTACCCGGGCAACCCGTACGCGGAACCGAGTGCGCGGCCGCAGCCGCAGCCGTATCCGGAACAGCGGCCGGGGCCGCACCCACAGCCGCGGACGGCGAACGCGCAGGCCGGGCCGGGCACGCCGGCCGGACCGGGCACGACCGCCGCCCCCGGCGCACAGGCCCGGCCGGACGTACCCGCCGCCCCCGATGCCGCCGCCTCCGGTGCCGGGCGCCTGGTCGCAGGCCGTTACCGCCTCCTCTCCCGGCTCGGCCACGGCGGCATGGGCACGGTCTGGCGGGCCAAGGACGAGACGGTGGACCGGGAGGTCGCGGTCAAGGAGCCGCGGGTCCCCGACCACCTGTCCGAAAATGACCGTGCCACCGTCTTCGAACGCATGCGCCGCGAGGCCCGCGCCGCCGCCCGCCTGGACCATCCTGCGGTGGTGACCGTGCACGACGTGGCCGTGGTGGACGGCCGGCCGTGGATCGTGATGGAGCTGGTCCACGGCCGCAGCCTGGGCGACGCGCTCCAGGAGGGCACCCTCGACGCGCGCGAGGCGGCGCGCGTCGGCCTGGAGGTGCTGGGCGCGCTGCGGGCCGCGCACGCGGCGGGCGTGCTGCACCGTGACGTGAAACCGGACAACGTGCTGCTCGGCCGTCACGACCGGGTCGTGCTCACCGACTTCGGCATCGCGCAGATCGAGGGCGACACGCGGCTGACGGACACCGGCGGCTTCGTCGGCTCCCCCGAGTACATCGCGCCGGAGCGGGTGCTGGGCCGGCGCCCGGGCCCCGCCGCCGACCTGTGGTCGCTGGGCGTCCTGCTGTACGCGGCGACGGAGGGCGTCTCCCCGTTCCGCCGCAGCAACACCCCGGCGACGCTCCAGGCGGTCCTCAACGCCGCGCCCGCCCCGCCGGCCGCCGCGCGGGGGCCGCTGGCGGAACTGATCAACGCCCTGCTGCAGAAGGACCCCGCGCACCGCCCGGACGAGCCCCGGGCCCGCGCCCTGCTGGAGCGGGCGGCGGCCCCGCCCCCGCCCCCGGCACCGACCCAGAGGGTGACGTCGGCCTCGCCCGTCGACGGGATCCGCATCGGCCGCAAGACCCTGCTGCGGGGCCTGGGCGGCCTGGGCGCGGCGGTCGTCGCGGCGGCGGTGGCGGCGTACCTGGTCGTCGCGGACCCGTTCGCGGGCCCCCTCCCCGACGGCTGGACCAAGCACCACCTGACGAGCCTGGACGCGACCCTGCCGGCCCCGGCGTCGTACCGGTTGACGAAACCGGACGCCGACGACACCGACCAGAACTGGGTGACGTACACCGACCCGAGCGGCACCGTTTCGATCGGCCTGTACGTGGCGCGGAAGTCGCAGGACAAGAACCACGCCATCAAGTCCTCGGCCGCCGCGCAGATGTACGCCGACAACGACGACTTCAAGGCCAACGGCGACTACAGCCGCGACATGCCCGCCGACCCGCGCACGGCCCCCGACGGCAAGGCCACCTTCCACGGCAGGCCGTCCGCGGAGAACACGCTCTCCTACACCACCACCGACAGCACCGACCCCCGCCCCGTCGAGGAGCAGATCTTCTACTACAAGAACTCGGCGGGGAACATGTACGAGATAGCGATCAGCTACCCCGGCAAGGGCGACTTCACCGCCAGGGGCCGCGAGGTCGCGAGGACGACCCTGGCCAACCTGGGCATCGACACGCTCTGA
- a CDS encoding LamG domain-containing protein, producing MRQHGRRAAMRSTVTCAVVALGFASLTGVVAAAEDEQAPEAPVVSSQEYPDDDNEHDGVGSYGTVLIDSASNDVVTYRYQWLGGAPKTLRASEPGAAVSLRWMPEKSGTTYLQVQAIDAADNVSARTTYYIRVRDGRAAVTRWNPGDDAGAVVGDGVRLDAIGPSGTESPSAAAFDGTDDAQVTLGSAVDTAKSFSVDAWVRPDSLGGDAMTAVGQSGFSLGTVHDSSGASRWSFALPTASGGTTRVTGGAPEEGEWAHLVGVYDTEQHTARLYVDGKAAGAAESTDAASGTGDLRLGAGGEGGHWSGLLTDVNVWDRVFVPGEIASAALRKPIRQGYWDLETAADGKSPAYAGGEPLTLGGDASIYAATDDCAWNPECTPVSLYPMVGNGDLWLDGDGDYATTPTALTPSDGGFSASVHVRLDPDTATHDMTVLSQPGAHTDLFTLRYVASSQTWQAEVAHEDRAGAPTTEVSATIGVAGASDDQFVAVVYDEAADQLRLYVDNTYAADTADVPGVTPFAPIGTLQVGRTSTPEGGMDYLEGEIDELHTYAGVLNETRLAALRLGGTDA from the coding sequence TTGAGACAGCACGGACGGCGCGCGGCGATGCGGTCCACGGTGACGTGCGCGGTCGTCGCACTGGGTTTCGCGTCACTGACCGGCGTGGTGGCGGCGGCCGAGGACGAGCAGGCGCCGGAGGCACCGGTCGTCTCCTCGCAGGAGTACCCGGACGACGACAATGAGCATGATGGCGTCGGTAGTTATGGGACGGTCCTGATCGATTCCGCCTCGAACGACGTGGTCACGTACCGCTACCAGTGGTTGGGCGGCGCCCCGAAGACTCTGCGGGCGTCCGAGCCCGGAGCCGCGGTGTCGCTGCGCTGGATGCCGGAGAAGAGCGGGACGACGTACCTCCAGGTGCAGGCGATCGACGCCGCGGACAACGTCAGTGCCAGAACGACGTACTACATCCGGGTCCGGGACGGCCGTGCGGCCGTCACACGGTGGAACCCGGGCGACGATGCCGGCGCGGTCGTGGGGGACGGCGTGCGCCTGGACGCCATCGGGCCGTCCGGCACTGAGAGCCCTTCCGCCGCCGCGTTCGACGGTACCGACGACGCACAGGTGACTCTCGGCTCCGCGGTGGACACCGCCAAGAGCTTCTCGGTCGATGCCTGGGTGCGGCCCGACTCGCTCGGCGGCGACGCCATGACCGCCGTCGGTCAGAGTGGCTTCTCCCTCGGCACGGTGCACGACTCGTCGGGCGCCTCGCGCTGGTCGTTCGCGCTTCCGACCGCGAGCGGCGGGACCACACGGGTCACCGGCGGTGCTCCGGAGGAAGGCGAATGGGCGCACCTGGTCGGCGTGTACGACACCGAGCAGCACACCGCCAGGCTGTACGTCGACGGGAAGGCGGCCGGGGCCGCCGAGAGCACGGACGCCGCAAGCGGCACGGGCGACCTGCGGCTCGGTGCTGGGGGTGAGGGGGGACACTGGAGCGGGCTGCTCACCGACGTGAACGTCTGGGACCGGGTGTTCGTGCCCGGCGAAATAGCGTCCGCCGCCCTCCGCAAGCCGATACGTCAGGGCTACTGGGACCTGGAAACCGCCGCCGACGGCAAAAGCCCCGCCTACGCTGGCGGCGAGCCGCTGACTCTCGGCGGTGACGCGTCGATCTACGCGGCCACCGACGACTGCGCCTGGAACCCCGAATGCACGCCGGTGTCGTTGTACCCCATGGTGGGCAACGGCGACCTGTGGCTGGACGGCGATGGCGACTACGCCACCACGCCCACCGCGCTCACCCCGTCCGACGGTGGCTTCTCCGCGTCGGTGCACGTCCGTCTGGACCCGGACACGGCTACGCACGACATGACGGTGCTGTCCCAGCCGGGCGCGCACACGGACCTGTTCACCCTGCGCTACGTGGCCTCGTCGCAGACCTGGCAGGCGGAGGTCGCCCACGAAGACCGTGCCGGCGCACCGACCACTGAGGTCAGCGCGACCATCGGCGTGGCGGGCGCGTCGGACGACCAGTTCGTCGCGGTCGTCTACGACGAGGCGGCGGACCAACTGCGCCTGTACGTGGACAACACGTACGCCGCCGACACCGCCGACGTGCCGGGCGTGACCCCCTTCGCGCCCATCGGCACCCTCCAAGTGGGCCGGACCTCGACGCCGGAGGGCGGCATGGACTACCTCGAGGGCGAGATCGACGAGCTGCACACGTACGCCGGTGTGCTGAACGAGACACGCCTCGCCGCCCTGCGCCTCGGTGGCACGGACGCGTGA